From a region of the Deltaproteobacteria bacterium genome:
- the thiE gene encoding thiamine phosphate synthase produces MPPRRPRWTARSSDRRPGPLAVDFRLYLITDRRQAPGGGIAGAVARALDAGVRAVQLREKDLGGRELHRLAGRMRELTARYGAKLLVNDRVDVALAVGADGVHLGVASMAARDARTLLGPSALIGCSTHSLVELAEAEAGGADFVTFGPVFATPSKARYGPPVGVDALRDACGAARIPVFALGGVGAQNAGEVVAAGAAGVAAISAIVAAADPESAVAELEGRVNAAIAARNQGKAGAP; encoded by the coding sequence ATGCCACCGCGTCGTCCCCGCTGGACGGCGCGTTCTTCTGACCGGCGGCCGGGACCGTTGGCGGTCGATTTCCGCCTGTACCTGATCACGGACCGCCGCCAGGCGCCGGGCGGCGGCATCGCGGGGGCCGTTGCACGGGCGCTGGACGCGGGAGTCCGGGCGGTCCAGCTGCGGGAGAAGGACCTCGGGGGCCGCGAGCTCCATCGTCTGGCCGGGCGGATGCGCGAGCTGACCGCCCGGTACGGCGCGAAGCTGCTGGTCAACGACCGGGTGGACGTGGCCCTCGCCGTCGGGGCCGACGGGGTGCACCTGGGGGTCGCGTCGATGGCGGCGCGGGATGCACGGACGCTCCTTGGCCCATCCGCGCTGATCGGCTGCTCCACGCACTCGCTCGTGGAGCTCGCGGAGGCGGAAGCCGGAGGAGCCGACTTCGTCACCTTCGGGCCCGTCTTCGCCACCCCGTCGAAGGCGCGGTACGGGCCCCCGGTCGGGGTCGACGCCCTCCGGGATGCGTGCGGGGCCGCACGCATCCCGGTCTTCGCCCTCGGGGGCGTCGGGGCGCAAAACGCGGGGGAAGTCGTCGCGGCGGGGGCGGCGGGCGTGGCGGCGATCTCCGCAATCGTCGCCGCGGCGGACCCGGAGTCGGCCGTTGCGGAGCTCGAAGGCCGGGTGAACGCGGCGATCGCCGCACGGAACCAGGGAAAGGCGGGTGCTCCATGA
- the thiC gene encoding phosphomethylpyrimidine synthase ThiC: MTLMHRARKGDAAPEIDRAARAEGMAPERLRSLVAGGKAVIPRNRRRKTVRPVAIGEGLSVKVNANVGSSRDRADLALEMEKMRVAVAAGADAVMDLSTGGPIDEIRRAILDECPVPVGTVPVYQAAADGNLRGKSWLDLTADDFFAGIEKQARDGVDFMTVHCGVTREALERLVREGRRLDIVSRGGSLLAEWMDHHGRENPFYDQYDRLLDICREYDITISLGDGLRPGCLADATDRAQVHELMTLGELADRAWARDVQVMIEGPGHVPMHQIAANMVLQKRLCHGAPFYVLGPLVTDIAPGYDHITSAIGGAIAAWNGADFLCYVTPSEHLRLPPVEDVREGVIATRIAAHAADIARGIPGAMDRDNRMADARRLLDWKSQIELSIDPERARAWRGGSMPTVDEAACTMCADLCAIKTSGKAIRKR; this comes from the coding sequence ATGACGCTCATGCACCGAGCACGGAAGGGAGATGCCGCCCCGGAGATCGATCGGGCGGCCCGGGCGGAAGGGATGGCTCCGGAGAGGCTCCGGTCGCTCGTCGCCGGGGGGAAGGCGGTGATCCCCCGGAACCGGAGGCGGAAGACGGTGCGCCCCGTCGCCATCGGCGAGGGACTCTCCGTGAAGGTGAACGCGAACGTGGGCTCCTCCCGCGACCGCGCCGACCTCGCGCTCGAGATGGAGAAGATGCGGGTCGCGGTCGCCGCCGGCGCCGACGCGGTGATGGACCTGTCCACGGGCGGGCCGATCGACGAGATCCGGCGGGCGATCCTCGACGAATGCCCGGTTCCCGTCGGGACCGTCCCCGTGTACCAGGCGGCGGCCGACGGAAACCTGCGGGGGAAGTCGTGGCTCGACCTCACGGCGGACGACTTCTTCGCCGGGATCGAGAAGCAGGCGCGGGACGGCGTCGACTTCATGACCGTCCACTGCGGGGTGACCCGCGAAGCGCTGGAGCGGCTGGTCCGGGAGGGGCGGCGTCTCGACATCGTCAGCCGCGGCGGTTCCCTGCTCGCCGAATGGATGGACCACCACGGCCGCGAAAACCCGTTCTACGACCAGTACGACCGCCTCCTCGACATCTGCCGGGAGTACGACATCACGATCTCGCTGGGGGACGGCCTGCGCCCCGGATGTCTCGCGGACGCGACCGACCGCGCCCAGGTGCACGAACTGATGACGTTGGGGGAGCTCGCCGACCGCGCCTGGGCCAGGGACGTGCAGGTGATGATCGAGGGGCCCGGCCACGTTCCGATGCACCAGATCGCGGCCAACATGGTGCTGCAGAAGCGGCTGTGCCACGGGGCGCCGTTCTACGTGCTGGGGCCCCTGGTCACCGACATCGCCCCCGGGTACGACCACATCACGTCCGCCATCGGCGGGGCGATCGCCGCGTGGAACGGCGCGGACTTCCTCTGCTACGTCACCCCGTCCGAGCATCTGCGCCTGCCGCCGGTGGAGGACGTGCGGGAAGGGGTGATCGCGACCCGGATCGCCGCCCATGCCGCGGACATCGCCCGCGGGATCCCCGGGGCGATGGACCGCGACAACCGGATGGCCGACGCCCGGCGCCTCCTCGACTGGAAGTCGCAGATCGAGCTCTCCATCGATCCGGAGCGCGCCCGCGCATGGCGGGGCGGGAGCATGCCGACCGTGGACGAGGCGGCGTGCACGATGTGCGCGGACCTGTGCGCCATCAAGACGTCGGGGAAGGCGATCCGGAAGAGGTAA
- a CDS encoding CvpA family protein, translating into MNVVDVVLAVLCAWFVVAGIARGLVRQLFSLGGLVAGHLAGIRYYAEAVSILTLTFPYSEAAGYLAVFLAVYLLFRLVGGLIEGRVRASKLSGMDRLAGAAAGFVKGALLSVLLVFLLVILLPSGTRALRESKAAPYAISAGRWLAAVFPERIADSFREKAPGAFLPPRQPSPPLPDGSRPPGKDKPRR; encoded by the coding sequence ATGAACGTCGTGGACGTCGTTCTCGCGGTGCTCTGCGCCTGGTTCGTCGTCGCCGGGATCGCCCGCGGACTCGTGCGTCAGCTCTTCTCTCTCGGCGGCCTGGTCGCGGGACACCTCGCGGGGATCCGGTATTACGCCGAGGCCGTCTCGATCCTTACGCTCACCTTCCCGTACTCGGAAGCGGCCGGCTACCTCGCCGTGTTCCTCGCCGTCTACCTCCTGTTCCGGCTCGTCGGCGGGCTGATCGAGGGGAGGGTGCGGGCGTCGAAGCTGTCGGGGATGGACCGGCTCGCCGGGGCGGCGGCCGGATTCGTCAAGGGGGCGCTCCTGTCGGTCCTTCTCGTGTTCCTTCTGGTGATCCTGCTGCCGTCCGGGACCCGGGCGCTTCGGGAGTCGAAGGCGGCGCCCTACGCGATATCCGCCGGCCGGTGGCTGGCGGCGGTCTTCCCCGAGCGGATCGCGGACTCCTTCCGGGAAAAGGCTCCGGGGGCCTTCCTCCCCCCGCGTCAACCGTCTCCCCCCCTCCCGGACGGATCGCGCCCGCCGGGAAAGGATAAGCCGCGGCGGTAG